A region from the Alnus glutinosa chromosome 5, dhAlnGlut1.1, whole genome shotgun sequence genome encodes:
- the LOC133867721 gene encoding uncharacterized protein LOC133867721, translating to MKTLFLRSQFYLLRCNSSFINSASRPPLLIPIKTPSYPKISGKSNHINEPLSLEIVPKCQKILKEDPLQVSPHGNSRVVIIGAVSLGLVLFLMGMDGQKALALGPEGPLMEEFWENVRRYGLYALTVSTGALYTIFQPIFELLKNPISAVLVLIILGGGIFIISQVVSAMVGVTDFAYEYAY from the coding sequence ATGAAGACCTTATTCCTGAGATCCCAATTCTACCTACTTCGCTGCAACAGTAGTTTCATCAATTCAGCTTCACGTCCTCCACTTCTCATTCCCATCAAAACCCCATCATATCCAAAAATCTCTGGAAAATCCAATCATATAAACGAGCCTCTAAGCTTAGAAATCGTAcccaaatgccaaaaaatctTGAAGGAGGATCCTCTTCAAGTTTCCCCACATGGGAATTCAAGGGTTGTGATAATAGGAGCTGTTTCTTTAGGATTGGTGCTGTTTCTTATGGGGATGGATGGCCAGAAGGCGTTGGCTCTGGGTCCAGAGGGGCCTCTGATGGAGGAGTTTTGGGAAAATGTAAGGAGATATGGTCTTTATGCTCTCACAGTAAGTACAGGTGCTCTTTACACAATTTTCCAACCTATATTCGAGTTGCTCAAGAACCCCATCTCTGCAGTTCTAGTTCTAATCATCTTGGGGGGAGGAATTTTCATTATCTCTCAAGTTGTTTCTGCTATGGTTGGTGTCACTGATTTCGCTTATGAGTATGCATATTAG